In Carassius gibelio isolate Cgi1373 ecotype wild population from Czech Republic chromosome A10, carGib1.2-hapl.c, whole genome shotgun sequence, the DNA window AGATGCATGTGGCAGGCCTGAGGTGAACATCTACATAGCACCTGGCGGGACACCAGGCTTTATTTGTACCATCTGGACTGCAGGACCAGGTCCTACCGGTGGGGTGCAGATCACTGTCGGCTGCTGCATAGTGACAACTTGTGGGTTGACTCCCATTGGAACTGGTTGCATCAAAGGATTTCTTTGCAATACTCTGACATCTTTTTTGCGTGCTTTGATTTCTCTACTCATCTGACACCAAGAACACCACATACAACAGCAAGTCACCATGATGTCCTCACAGATACTGCCCTGTTGCAACACATACAAACAAATTATAGTTTTGCTGCTGTCTTTCTTGTATCGGTAAAGGGACAGGAAAAACTCACCCCAATTTGATACTTGTAGCGCACCGCCACCCTCATTGCCAGACCCACAGGTGGAACGCATACTCCAATTCCAAACGCGGCCATGAGAGCTGGGCCTAGTATATCCAATAGAGGGAGACAGGTGCTCTCTCCAAAATCCGCTGTGGTGGTGCAGGTAAAGCAAGGAAAGCACCAGTACGCATAGCAGCCTGAGGAACAAAAATgcacataatgtatatatatatatggatctgTAATATTTATCATAAGGCCTTTAAGCATACTTACAAGAATTCAAGTCCTGGCCGCAGTCACAAATTCCTGAATTCCAAGCTTCCATCCCAGTCTTGCCGAGAGGCTGCTGCACAACTACAGTCGCCATAATGACTTGATCTTACTGGAATGGAAAGATGACAAGAATTTTAAGATTTCACTGATCATAGTGATATAAGTTAATTTAAACTACTCTCTGATTAAAATACTGAAGCCTGAGTAAATAGTTACTGAAAACCGTCACTGTACTGTAAACTGGACTTCACTTTCACTGATGATCACActtatttaaagaatttaaagaattgtgttacattttttttttatattgtaatgagTTATGTACAGTCTACTGAATTGAGTTTAGTAATGCGAGGAATTCTAGTTTCATACAAATTCAAAAGAATGTATGCATTGCGGTCACCTTTTTCAACAGTGCTTAGAATTAAACGGTTCTAAATGGTTCTAACAACCCTGTTTGGCAAGTTCAGAGTTGGAAAACATTTGAGGTAATACCGTTTACAGATGATTTGCAAATGAGTCCGTTCTGACTTATATATAGTTTTCACCACAAATATAATAAAGAGAGCATTTAGCATCCGAGTAGTAGACAAACATTTCAATAGAGGaaactttaaaatgcaaaaaaataataataattctaaaagtTCTCACCTGTTTTTGCAACCCTTGTCAAATTTTAAAAAGACagtttaaattatacatttggtTTAACtgctgaaaaaaagagagaacaaaatAAGGAATGGCTTACTTACTCTTTCTAGTGCAGCTGATCCTTTTctgtaaaagaaagtaaaaatggatgtatttatatatacaagatttctttactgaaaaaaactaaaacaaaaacaaaaaaatccgaAGCATAAAAAATATGCAGCTAAACTGGAAAACATGTCCAGTAAAGTGAGTAAATGCAAACAGGGGATGTATTGTCTGTGATTAAAATCTCTCCTCCCCTCGCTCTTTGCATTCTTACAAGAGACAGAAAATCGACAGATCGTGACACAGAGCTTAATGAAGGTGAATGAGCTACAATGACAAATAATCTTAAACTATAGGGCTTCATGTGTATAAAATCGACCAAAGATCATAAAACcgttttacaccacagactgaacaaaggtgagtgacgtgacattcagccaagtatggtgacccatactcagaatttgtgctctgcatttaacccatccgaaatgcacacacacagagcagtgaacacacacacacacacacacacacacacactgtgaacacacacccggagcagtgggcagccatttatgctgcggcgcccggggagcagtgtggggttcagtgccttgctcaagggcacctcagtcgtggtattaaaggtggagagagaactgtacgtTTAAGCATTAAgcattgttcaacaaagtattaaTAGTTGTGTAAACATTGTCATtctaacagttgtctgaagttttaatttattgtaatccattacatacctttctatcaacgttatctgacattatcaagatgaatttgttaaCTTTTCTTGACATATTTTGTTACAATTATCtaaagcacagcaaaaaaaaaaaaaaaaaaactgataatgtgagaaattcGTTTTAGTTCATTTAGTTCAATTCATTTAGttttgactgtatatttaatttttacattgaagattaTGCcgtgatattttacatttaattattcgttTTCTGttcctggacacctacaaacttgaaaaacaatggtttgtgaaaaaaaaaaaaaacacacacaacaataaaaagaatgaacatacaaattaaataaattaaagtttcaaacagggcccaccaATACAATCTGCACTGGGGCCCAGCAAACTCCAGCTACGGCCCTGTTAATATCATAAGCATTGTCACTTCTGTCCAATCATACAAGGAAGTAAGAAGAAGGAAGAAGAAGGTTTGGTTTGTTAGTCTCGGTATTTAACACCCACttgatttaattaaaagtatACCTGGCAAAATGTCATTATGGCCTGTAGTACACGTTTCACCAGTACTCTTTAGCATAATTGCGACAGAGTGTTTCTAATTATgactttaaaaaaaggaaaagaaaaaaaatgttttatgtgtaacttttaattcttttatttttttagtctgtctttatttcttattttaaactgaTCTATGAGGATAGtttcttgtcttttctttttttttactaggcTTTCAAACTGATTACAACACTCAGCGCTAGAGAAGAGGGGAagaaattttttgtgtgtgtgctgaattcCTTGAtgccatttttttctgtttgtttgttgttggttttttgcAAGTATGTTGTTTTGCAAGTATGCTGTCACTTGACAGATGTGGTTTGTTGTGTGCgtgtctttttttaatctttaaaaaatgtcCAGCAGGGGGACACAAAGCAGAAAACATACATGCATTGTAGCTGCTAAATGTGAAAATGCCAACACCCACGTAAAGATCATTCCCTTTTTAATGAAGCATGCTGTAAAACATCTTGTCCAGGCCTTATCATTTCCAGGATGAACTAATGCAATGCTCTTCTTGCTGGACTTCCATCATGAACAATCAAACTTTTCCAAATGATTTAGAATGTAGCGGCACAAATGGTCTACAACAAGCCAAAAAGATcctgttacacctctctttatcgccttcaagttcaagacattgatgcttgcatatagaacagccacaggctcagcacccaTACTTCCACTCACATCCCCTCCAAATGTCTGAGATCCACTAGTGAGTGACGCCTCGTGGTACCATCACatggctcaaaatcactttccagaacattctcgttcaccattcctggccGGTGGAATGAGCTTACCCCCCCTATACTGAagtgacagctgaaaactcatctcttttgtCACTATCTGACTTACtactatataaaattaataaaatcttctcttttctttcatcttttactgtctaaattgtacatatttgaaaaatgcttgaAACTTGGTACGACtagcacttcctgtgtctattTGCTTCTTTAAGATGCATCACTTGATGTTTTCCTCAGTTGGACAAttggaagtcgctttggatacGATTGTCtggtaaataataaatgtaaatgtaaacgtcaaaatagattaaaaaaataattatgaatactGAAAGATAAAATTCAAAGGTAATATTCATAACTCCTAATATGTTTATAATGTCCTTCATTATTTATCATAAACATTTAGAATGAAAGTTATATCCTAATAAGGATGCAATGAGTAATAAGAAAGTATTTTACTGCATCAACAAAGTCGcataaaaacaggaaaatataGATTACAGGAATTTTACAAGAATATCTTCATGCAAATAACAGACACAAACCACCTTTCCAGAGACATGAAGtggaaagtggaaaaaaaaagatcaataattTATTGCAACAACAAGTGAAAGATACAAGTGAAAGATATGAAAGATTTTCAGTCTTAAAATAAAGGCAAtcacaagaaaaacaaacatgcGAAGCAATACACATTTCatactttttgctttttttttaaactttatgtattgcttaaattaaattaaatcctgGTGACAAAAGTGTTTATCCCAAGCCATTGTATGCGTTTCTGTATTGTTTTAATGAGCTTTACaagacaaaaacagaaacattttaaaagttgtaTGTTTTTACCAATGATGTTGAGTACTTTCAATATTGTCACAAATATACAACACTATCACATCTATCTAGATATGTCAAACACTAATTTAGTTGATCACACTTTTCATGCCATTGATGATGCTGATTAGAAACGGAGTAACAGACATTAAAGATACACAACAAAACAGACATTGCACTTAATAGAAagaaatacaaagaaaataaacatcCTTGAATTTCATCACATATTACTTCAAGAACTGACAGAAAATCATTGTTATAATAAGCATCTTAGTATAAGTGCATATAAAAGTGATTCAGTTGGTGggatatattaataaacatatcTGCCTTTCATTGTGTCAGGATTATTATCATTTACGCACCAGCACAGCTCCTTCAAAACACATTACAAATTCCTGGCACCAACAAGAGTGATTGGTAGGTTTCGTGCCTTCATCTCTCGTGACATCTGACACCAGACACAAGCTCTGCAGAATGTGGCCACCAAGCAGTCATTACACATGGTACCCTGCAAATCAACACAAAAATATATTGGCTATATTACATCGGCCGCCATCGCTATGAAACTGTTCACACATTATCCAATagctatagaaaaaaaaaaaaaaatactgtaattttagTATGAAATTTGTTAAATTACTCTgatttaaaacacatttgaatCACTGTGCTTGAGGGAGTAAACATTTGCAAGAATTTACTTTTGCTTCAAACAACCCTTAATTTACCGACATATAGTacgtgtgacaactagccccggtctcccCTAAAAGTGcagtaaatgttgtttttgacAGACGATTCTTACCTTTATGCCATAACGCTGGCGCATTGAGACCCTCATGGACATGGTTATGGGTGGAATGATACCACAGAAATCCAGCAGGGGGAGACATAAACACTCACCGTATTTCTTTGCTTTTATACACGTGAAACACGCGAAACACCAGTAAGCAAAGCAACCTGTTTGCAGAGAGGGAcgcaataataatacattatttattataaagttttTCATGGATCATAGGACATTCTTCATAATTCAATGCTTTGGATATGTATTAGTCTGGATGTTAAAGATTTGAGCAGGTAAATTCAAATTCTGAATCCGAAACTGATTCAGGCGAACTGTCTCTTTAACTTTAAGATGTCTCTGATCAATGACAGGAGCGAGTAGGAAATACTGATCAAAAGATatattgtgttccacagaaataaGGTGAGTCatgacatgagggttagtaaataatgacaaaatataatTTCCCTTGTCTTTGATTCCAAATGTAACTTACATTCAGGCACGTCATCACAGCAGTCACAGACCCGTGACCCCCACTGATCAGAATCTCTAGAGATCATAACAGGCTGGGGCTGCATGACTACCATTTGATTCGACATGCTTACACCTAAACATTTACAACAGGCAGAGAAGCAGGATATGTTTTCAACATTCCAAATGTCACCAGTATGAACTTTTTGTGTTTATTAGTCCCCTTATTAGTTGACCACTGGCTCATGTGTTCTGTTCATTACCCTCTGTATTTAAGGTCTCTCTTTAGTTCAGTCTCTTGTGTGCTATTGCTGTTTCTCAATGTTTGTTTCATCCCTGCTTGTGTCTGGATTAACTGTTATTTTGTGGATTTTTGGATTAGAAAACATTTTTGGATTATCTTCTTTTTTGTGTGCCTTGTATTACCCACACACACTGCGTGACAGAAAAGATGCTAATgcttttttctatttatattatatatagccTACACAGTAACTCATATActactgtttaatatttttgctgaaaAAGTATTATacctttttttcaatattttgtgacataataatatatgtatatgtaataatacatttactgTCACAAATTTGTATTTGAGGTAAGACTCTACTTACTCTACTTTGTTACTCTACTTTTGGTAGAGAAACTaaattttcaaaaaatgtaattaaatttttttaaagtatatatatattgcatatatattaATCAGCTTTTTTTcaacttgaaaataaataatgttttttgagtagcacattaacatattaaaatgatttctgacggatcatgtgacactgaagacgggagcactggatatatatatatatatatatatatatatatatatatatatatatatatatatatatatatatatatatatatatatatatataaatatatacacacacacacacacacacacacacacactgaaagcatatttaaataaatagcaatttaaataaataatgacatgtaaaatatattattttttattattcatgttttCCTCATATAagagattacatttttaaattgaaagtGTTTACAGCTTTATGTAGCATTGAGATCTCACAAGTGTCACATTAAAATCTGATACAAAAGgttaaataataatcttaaaaatacAGATAAGATTGAAGAAAAGATCTTCTGATCCTGCATATCTTTGTAGAAAATCTAAACTCACCTCTGTGTTGACTGGTCCAACCTAATGCAAAGTATCTGCTGTTTCTAAATATGTGATCACAATCGTGCCTTTATACAGAGtacaagactatatatatataagaagaagaagaaaaaaaaaaaacattggctcTCAAGGAAACCTCCTTAACCAGTTCGACCCGTTTCACAGCAGCatctttcaagaaaaaaaaaaaaaagaacaagcattacacttaaaaagaaacacacacacacacacacacaaaacagggtGGAGAACAAGACTGCATTGCTCCATTGCATATGAAGAATCCAGACATGCTTCAAGTATGAAAATACATACAATAGGTCATCATGAAACTTGTGACATGAATgcctacactctcagaaaaaaaaagtacaaaagctgtcactgggttGGTACCATTCCAGAAGCATATTAGTATCTCATTGTTAGTaccttattaatatatattagtaCCAggtattagtacctaaagtatacATATTAGTATGTATATTAGTAATTACATATTAGTAATACATATCAGCCCAAGTGACAGCTTCTGATCCTTTCTTAGAGTGAACAAAGCAATTATTCAAAACCACAGAATAAAAACAGCCTCAAAGAAGTTAAAAATATATCCAGAATGTAAATGTCAAAGGCCGTCATTTGGAGAAAATAGTCAAGCTACATCTCTAACAGAAAAAATCTAAAGACTTCCTCACTGAGATTCATATTCAGAGTTCATGTCAGATGAAAGCTGTTcgaatttcaatttcaatttcatttttttttttttttttttttgacaggctTCTGAACGTTCTCTGCTGAGGTAAAGAAATGTTGTTAGAGAATCTTGCAGAGCAGCATCCATTAAATATTTCCCTCAAGTGCCTCTCactcattaaaaatgcaatatattaaGGATGGACCCAGTAACATGCTGAAACTCTTATCTTCACATCATGCAGAAAAATGTGAAGGATGGTGACAGTCATTGCGCAGCTTTTGACAGAGGCTTttgtttcaagtgttttaacagtTTCCTTAGACTCATATGAAAATATCTGAAGTATTTTGCCGGTTATATGAGTTCACATGGACATTAGTCAAGGTAGGTCAACAATAATGTAAATCTTTCATTCCTGCTTATGTTCTTCCTTGTTAGTTTGGTTTCTGTCCTCTTCCTATTGGCCTTTTCATTCTGAGTCATGTGATGCATCATCTTTAGTTGTTTCACATTATGTATTTACTGAAAGCATGACTTAAAGATGCACAGGATGAGCTGTGTCCCCTTCAGTAATCTCAGAGACAGATTGTGATTGAAGATGAGCAGAGCTACAACTTTCTCTACGGATTTATTAGTTTGGTTCCTGGATTAAAGTCAGTAAATTGTAAACAGAAGTCATAACAGAAGGGGGTGGGTGTATTGGGATATCCCTGAGTCACCAAATCCTCTTCCTGTCTCCGCTGAAATGTTTGACAGACAACAACCCTAGTGTGAAAGTCCTATTGGAATTCCTATTCAAATTCGGAACCCGTCATGAAGGATCATTATGTGTTTTGCTTCAAacaatttcaacattaacacAAAACAATAAGCAGGTCTTACAAACTAGTTCCAAAAAGGATAAAATGTCCCCATAGTACTTGGCTacaatgtacaaataaataaatacacaaatgatagatagatagatgatactTCTGATACTCTAAACCcggattttgttttaaataagcaTTTCTATTagtcattattaataattacttattagaatatttacagaaaattacacaaGCAACTAACCAAATCCTAACCATAAAGTAATTACttgttgttaattattattactcagTGTTTGCATATTTGTGTTATAACATTGCCAATGACATCTtgaaatgtaaacatatataaatatatactagaTAGATAGCCTACTATACCAACatattataatcataatatataattatctttctttctttgcccttttcatttttaaataaatatctacAGTAGAGTTAAAACTACCTTATTTAAAATCTGGCATTTGTTTCTTAAATGATTCTTATTCATTCCTGACTAGTTGCATAATTCAGTATAAATCCTGTATATGGGGATTTGATTAGGGATTCAATGGAATTAGAAGGGCAGTAATATTCTCTCGTGATCGTgtttagttgaaaaaaaaaaatcattcaagaaGCGTGAGTGATTGACTATTGTGATGCTCAGAAAGAGCCATCCGGTCCACCGCATCCTTTGACTGGAAGACACCGAGCACGAGGACGGTCATTACCGGGGGATGCTGGTCAAGAGCAGTTAATCCTGCAGTTTTCCGCCTTAATAACGAAGTGGATTAAAACACAAGCTCCCTTGCAGAGACAACGACAAACTGCTAACACTGAGCAAACTGACACACCGGCCAACATATACACTGAAAATAACTCTTATATCCTCGCTACGTGCGTTTCGTCGTCCTCTACAGTTCTGAATGCTGTACTGTTGCGGTGGAAGGGAGAAGGTGGAGACGGAGCACACGGGCGCGGAGGAGGCGTTGATGAGCAGCGGGGAAGCGGACACCGTCACCGCTGGAAACCGGGAAGAGACTCCAGCTGCAGGGATGTTTGACACAGAGGACATGCCCGATCTCCTGCCTCCATCGGAGCAACTTCAACCGGGTCCTCGTGACTCGGTGTGTCAGATGCAGCATTTGCGGGTTGAGTTCAACAGTGACTGCTTGAGCCCCGATTCCCCTCAACGGAGGATAGGCCAGAGGGCCCCCAAACTCGGACTGATCGGACGGTCAAAGAGAGGTCAGTAggctaatatttttttctttctgattttGTAAGGTAAATAACCGATTTTTAACCCACGTTTGTAGAGATATCAGCGGTGGTTTTTACCCTTAACCGAAACAAAAAATTAAGGCACCCCatggactaaaaaaaaaataataataataataaaaacatttgatgCTAATGTTTCTAAAGCTACATATACTATACAAAATCATATagggtaacagggttgacagttTCATATTTCTCTTGTGCTCTAAAGTCCATGTAACTGTGATGTTTATTAAGCAGGGCATTCTTGATATTTCTACAAATACCCAGTTCCCAAAAATAACTCGGACAAAGTCATAGATGTAGATTGTAGAATATCTCCTACTAACAAACTTGAAAATATAAGATAAAAAGGAGACCGTTTGTAATAATTGCTATAATAACTTATGGAATTACACATTTaatagaatatttaaatattaaataaggtTAAACGTGGTTCATTCATGTTATTCTATACTGATTTACTTAAACTCTGCACAGAGTCACTAAAGCATGACCCACATTTTCATCTCTGTTGAAAGTAAgatgtgaattttattttatagttgtcGTAGAGGACGAAGATCTTGATGACATCATGAACAACAATGACGGACCACTACCTGTCCCTCTCAGCAATGAGCCGTCCTGAGGCTCTCTAGATTGGTAATATTCTGGACCAGCTATTCATGAATGTGCCCTTCTGCCACGGGACAGTCGGGATACTTTCAGCAGGAGAAAAGTCGAACCCCTCTCCCAGTATCAGATTCACACAAGATCTGCATGCGTTTCAGCTGTAGTTTACTAGTCGCATGGCAGCAGCTGTCAGCCTTCAACAGGCCACACAGGTGATTTGTTGTGTAGTAGCTTTAGACCAGAGCTCTGTGTGTGACACTCGTGCCTCCCAGAGGGAGAAATGTGCATATGTAGGCTGATTAACATATTTCTGACCAAAGGCAAAGACCAGCCACTGTAGATCACTCTTTCCAGGCTTGTGCTGTTATAAAGATGTTGCCTTTCAGTATATTTATTTAAGCATTTGGCAAGAAGAACAGCACAATGCTCA includes these proteins:
- the LOC128021706 gene encoding placenta-specific gene 8 protein-like, producing the protein MATVVVQQPLGKTGMEAWNSGICDCGQDLNSCCYAYWCFPCFTCTTTADFGESTCLPLLDILGPALMAAFGIGVCVPPVGLAMRVAVRYKYQIGGSICEDIMVTCCCMWCSWCQMSREIKARKKDVRVLQRNPLMQPVPMGVNPQVVTMQQPTVICTPPVGPGPAVQMVQIKPGVPPGAM
- the LOC128021670 gene encoding cornifelin homolog B-like produces the protein MSNQMVVMQPQPVMISRDSDQWGSRVCDCCDDVPECCFAYWCFACFTCIKAKKYGECLCLPLLDFCGIIPPITMSMRVSMRQRYGIKGTMCNDCLVATFCRACVWCQMSREMKARNLPITLVGARNL